CCCGCGGCAGCGGTAGGCGCGCGGACCCGCGCCGGGCTTCATGCCGGCGAGTGCCCCGGGCAGGTCGGTCGCGCTGTTGGGGATGGCCAACACCAGCCGCCGCGGCTGGTAGCCCTGCTGCGCGGCGGCCTGCCAGTCATCCAGCAGGTCCGTGTCGGCGCGGATGATGAGGGTCTCGGGCGGGTTGAGGTGCTCGTCCAGGGCGAACAGCAGGGTGCCATGGGCATAGGGGAGGCGGCGGATGAACTCGGCCGCAAGCTTCAGGGTACCCTCGGCGGCGTCCAGGTAGCGGGGTTCTCCGAGCAGATGGCCCAGGCGCTGCAGGGCCCAGGCGGCGACCCCGTTGCCGGACGGCATGGACTCGTCGCCCAGGGGTTTGGGGCGCGCGATCAGCGGCTCGTGGTCGCGGCCGGTGAACCAGAAGCCGCCCGCGTCCGGGTCGTGGAACTGCGTGAGCAGGACCTCGGCGAGTTCGATCGCGAAGGCCAGGTCGGCCGCCGACCAGCGGGTCTGGAGCAGTTCCAGCAGGGCGTCGAGCAGGTTGGCGTAGTCGTCCAGGTAGGCCTGGAGCTGGGCACGGCCGTCCTTGCAGGTGGCGAGCAGGCGCCCGTCGCGCCACAGGGTGCGGCGGATGAAATCCAGGGCCGCCTGCGCCGATTCCAGGTAGTCCGCCCGCCCCAGGACCCGGGCGGCGCGGGCCATGCCCTTGATGGCGAGCGCGTTCCAGGCGGTCAGGACCTTGTCGTCCAGGCCGGGGCGCACGCGCAGCTCGCGCTCCGCCAACAGGGTGGCACGCGCCGCGCCTAGCAGGGACTCGACCTGGGCCAGGGGCAGCCCTTGGGTCTGCGCGACCTGGGCGGGGGTCTGGTACTGGTGCAGGTGCCACTGTCCCTCGAAATTGGCCGGGCGGTCGAGACCGTAGACGGCGGCAAAGGGGGCGTATTCGGTCGGCGTCAGCAGGGCGCGCACGCGCTCGCGGTCCCAGCAATAGAAGCGGCCCTCGTGGCCCTCGCTGTCGGCGTCCAGGCTGGACCAATAGCCGCCGTCCGGGGACTGCAGCTCGCGCATGATCCAGTCCGCGGTGGCGCGCGCCGCGTCGCGAAACAGCGGGTCGGCGGTGATCTGCCAGGCGTCGCAGCACAGCGCGAGCAGGGGGCCGTTGTCGTAGAGCATCTTCTCGAAGTGGGGGATCATCCAGAGGTCATCCACCGCATAGCGGCAGAAGCCCCCGCCGAGCTGGTCGTTGAGCCCGCCGCGGATCATGCGCTCCAGGGTGAAGGTCGCCATCTGGAGTGCCGAGTCGTCCGGCTGCCCGGCCGCCGCGCCGACCGCCCAGCGGCGCAGCAGAAATTCCAGATTGGTGGCATGGGGAAACTTGGGCGCCCCGCCGAACCCGCCCTGCTCGGTATCGAAACTGTCGGTGAGTTCGTTCAGGGCGGCGTCCAGCACCCTGGCCGCGGGGACCCGCCCGGACGGTGTCGGTGCCAATCCGGCCAGGGCCGTCATCAGTTCGTCGCCCTGGGCGTTGATCGCCTCACGGCGGTCCCGGTAGGCGTGCTCCACCCCTTGCAGGAGTTGGGTGAAGGCGGGCAGGCCATGGCGCGGCTCGCGCGGGAAGTAGGTCCCGGCGAAGAAGGGGCGCTGGTCGTGCGGGTTGAGGAAGACCGTGAGCGGCCAGCCGCCGGAGCGCCGGGCCATGAGTTGATGGGCGGTCTGGTAGACCCGGTCGAGATCGGGACGCTCCTCCCGGTCCACCTTGATGTTGACGAAGAGCCGGTTCATCAGGTCCGCCGTGGCCGGGTCCTCGAAGGACTCGTGCGCCATGACATGGCACCAGTGACAGGCGGAGTAGCCGATGGAGAGCAGGATGGGCCGGTCCTGGGTCCGTGCCAGGTCGAGGGCCTCGGCGCACCAGGGCCACCAGTCCACCGGGTTGTGGGCGTGTTGTTGCAGGTAGGGACTGGCGGTCGCGGCGAGCCGGTTGGCGGGGACGGATGGGTGGGGGCTGGTCATGGGCGGGGTCCACGGCGGGGGCAAACCACGACAGTGGGTCCAGCCGGGGGGGCTTTCTACGCCGCCGGGCAGCATTCAGGATTGCCACCGGCGGGCGGGCCGGGTCCGCGGCAGACCCTCTGAAACACTCTATTAGCCGAACCTAATAAACAACCTAGCATAAAATCAGGGATGGACCAGCCGGCAATTGCGCGCTAGTCTCTACCCCGCCGCGCGCCTCCCGGACGCGGCCGGGCCCCCGCGGACCCGGCGCCGGGAGCACGGAAGACCGATCGCAAGGCTCAACCCAACCCTTTTGACGGCCCTCGACGAGGAGGGGACATGACCCTGCTGCAAACCCGGCCCGCCCTGCCCAGTGACGACAAGCGCTGGAAGCTCGTCAACGCGACCATGCGCCGCACCGGCTACGCCGATCATTCGCTGATCGAGGCGCTACACAGCGTGCAAGAATCCTTCGGGTTCCTGGACGAGACCGCCATGCGCTTCGTGGCCGGCTCCCTGGACCTGCCCTTGTCGAAGGTGTACGGGGTCGCGACCTTCTATCACCTGTTCCAGCTCAAGCCCAAGGGCCGCCACGCCTGCGTGGTCTGCACCGGCACCGCCTGCTACATCAAGGGCGCCGGGGCCCTGCTGGGTGCGATCGAGGAGCGCTTCGGCGTCAAGCCGGGCGAGACCACGGAGGACGACCTGCTCTCGGTGCTCACCGCCCGGTGCGTCGGTGCCTGCGGCCTGGCCTCGGCCGCGGTCGTGGACGGTCAACTGCTGGGCAAGCTGACCCCGGAGAAACTGATGGAGCGCATCGAACTGGAGACCGCCAAGTGAATATCGACGACATCGACGAGTTGGCCCAGAAACACCGCGACAAGTTCGCCGGCATCGACACCGAGGTGCGCGTCTGCCTGGCGACGAGTTGTCAGTCTTCCGGCGCGCCCCCGGTGTTCGAGGCACTGACCGAGGCCCACAAGGCGCACGGCTCCGGCACCTGCCGTGTCAAGGGCGTCGGCTGTATGGGCCTGTGCTCGGCCGGACCCATGGTGGCGGTCGCCCGCACGGATGAACCACCGGAGCTCGAGGTGCTCTATCGCGAGGTGAAACCCGACGACGCCGCCGACATCATCGCGAGTGTGGGCGGCACGCCGGTGGAGCGCATCCGCTTCCCGACCGACGCCCCCTTCTTTACCCGGCAGCAGCGCATCGTGCGCGAGAACACCGGCATCATCGATCCGGAGAGCTTCACCGGCTATGTCGCGGTCGGCGGCTACCGCTCCATGGTGCAGGCCTTGACCGAGATGACCCCGGGCGCGGTGGTCGCCGAGGTCACCACCAGCGGACTGCGCGGGCGCGGCGGCGGCGGCTATCCGACCGGGCTCAAGTGGTCGACCATCGCCAAGATGCCGGCCGGCCAGAAATATGTCATCTGCAACGCGGACGAGGGTGACCCGGGCGCCTTCATGGACCGCGCTATCCTGGAGTCAGACCCGCATCGGGTGCTCGAGGGCATGGCCATCGCCGCCTATGCCATCGGCGCGAACAAGGGCTACGTCTATCTGCGCGCCGAGTATCCGCTCGCGGTCGAGCGGGTGGAGACCGCCATCCGCAAGGCCAAGCGCGCGGGCTTCCTGGGCAACCACATCTGCGAGACCCAGTTCAATTTCGATGTCGAGATCCGGCTTGGCGCCGGGGCCTTCGTCTGCGGGGAGGAGACCGCGCTGATGGCCTCGATCATGGGCAATCGCGGCCAGCCCCGGCCGCGTCCGCCCTATCCGGCCGAATCGGGACTCTGGGGCTGCCCCACCCTGATCAACAACGTGGAGACCTTTGCCAACATCACCCCCATCATCCGCAACGGCGGTGAGTGGTACGCGGGGATCGGCACCGAGCGTTCCAAGGGCACCAAGGTCTTCGCGCTCGCCGGTGCCATCTCCAACATCGGGTTGATCGAGGTGCCGATGGGGATCACGCTGCGCGAGATCATCGAGGAGATCGGCGGCGGCATCCCCAACGGCAAGGCCTTCAAGGCGGTGCAGACCGGCGGCCCCTCCGGCGGTTGTATCCCGGCGGAGCACCTGGACATCCCGGTCGATTACGACAGCTTGAAGACGCTCGGCACCATCATGGGCTCCGGCGGCATGATCGTCATGGACGAGACCTCGGACATGGTGGACGTGGCCCGGTACTTCATGGAGTTCTGCATGACCGAGTCGTGCGGCAAGTGCGTCCCCTGCCGCACCGGCACCCAGCAGATGCACGGACTCCTGGACACCATCGCCAAGGGGCAGGGCACCCACAAGGACCTGGCCCTGCTGGAAGAGTTGTGCGAGGTGGTGCAGGCCACGAGCCTCTGCGGCCTGGGTCAGACGGCGCCCAATCCGGTCCTGAGTACGCTGCGATTTTTCCGCGACGAGTATGAGCAGAAGCTGACGGCCGAATGATGTCGATGAAACAGGTACTTGTCCGCAAGTAGCAAGCCCCGAAGGGGCCTAACATACCAGCCCAGGGCAACGCCCTGGGTCGGTCGTGTGTGCCCAGCCCTGAAAGGGCGTGACATGATGCCTGGCGGAGACGGTGATGGCGGACAAAGTTGATAACCTGATTCTCGAACATCTTCGCGCGTTGCGCGGGGGGCAGGATCGTATCGAGCATGAACTGCGCGAGGTCAAATTGCGACTGAGCAGCCTTGAGTCCGCGGTCGTCGGCACGAAACGCGATACCGTCCACGCGCAGGAGGACGTTGCTCGACAACAGGTCAGCATCGATTGGCTCAAGGAGCGACTGGACCGCATCGAGCGGCGACTGGATCTGCGCGAAGAGGCATAAGCGATGCTTCATCTGCAGCATGATCGCGACTTCTACGCCTGGGCGAACGACAGCGCCGCCCACCTGCGCGCGGGACGCTGGGCGGAGGTGGATGTGGATCAGGTCGCCGAGGAACTGGAGGACATGGGCAAACAGCAAAAACATGCCCTGGCCGGACACCTCAAGATTCTGATGCTCCATCTGCTGAAGTGGCGCTATCAGCCGGCTTTGCGCGGTGTCAGTTGGCGTTTGTCGATCGACAATGCCCGGGACGAAATCGCCGAATTGCTGGAGGACAGCCCGAGCCTTGCAACCAAGTTGCCCGAGATCGCGGCGCGGCGTTACCCGGCGGCGCGCTCGCGCGCGAGCCTGGAGACCGGGCTTGCACTTGAAACCTTCCCGGTCGAATGCCCCTTTACCCGAGAGCAGTTGGTGGACCAGGATTTTTTGCCTGACGAGAGCGCTTCCGGCCAAGCATGAACCGGTACACCCCCGATGCCCCAAGCTTTAGTCTAATTGCAGATCCACACCCCAGGCCCGCCGGGAAGCGGGCCTGGGGTTGACCAAGACACCCGACGACACCCGGAGCCCACATGCCCCCACCCGCAAACCCAGCCAGTGTCCGCGTCGTTACGCTGAACATCGACGGCAAGGACTACTCCGCCCGCGCGGATGAGACCATCATCGAGGTCTGCCGGGAGAACAAGATCCCGATCCCGAGCCTGTGTTACCTGGACGGACTGAGCATCTGGGCCGGCTGCCGCCTGTGCCTGGTGGAGATGGCCGGTCAGTCGCGCCTCTTTGCCGCCTGTTCGACCCAGGTGGCGGAGGGCATGACGGTCTCCACCAACACGGAGCGCCTGCAACGCTACCGCCGCACCATCGTGGAACTGCTCTTCGCCGAGCGCAGTCACGTCTGCTCGGTGTGCGTCTCCAACGGCCACTGCGAGTTGCAGTTCATGGCCCAGAAGTGCGGGGTGGACCATGTGCGCGTTCCCTATCGTCAGGCGCGCAATCAGGTCGACAGCTCCCACGAGGCCTTCCGGCTCGACCACAACCGCTGCATCCTGTGCACCCGTTGCGTGCGCGTCTGCGACGAGATCGAGGGCGCCCATACCTGGGACGTCATGGGCCGCGGCAGCGACTGCCACGTCATCACCGACCTGGCCCGCCCCTGGGGCGAGAGCGATACCTGCACCGGCTGCGGCAAGTGCGTGCAGGTCTGCCCCACCGGCGCCCTGGTAAAGCAGGGAACCTCGGCCGGGGAGATGGTCAAAGACAAACACTTCCTGCCCATTCTCGCCCGCCGGAGGCACGCCCAATGAGCGATCCCAAGATCACGGTAGCCACCGCCTGGCTCGATGGTTGCTCCGGCTGCCATATGTCCTTCCTCGACATGGACGAACGGCTGGTGGACCTGGCGCAGAAGTTGGACATCGTCTACAGCCCGCTGGTCGACACCAAGGTGTTGCCGGAGCAGGTGGACGTGGGCATCCTGGAGGGGTCCATCAGTTCCGAGGGCGATCTGCATCACGCCAAGGAATTCCGCAAGCACTGCAAATTGCTGATCAGCCTGGGAGACTGCGCGATTACCGGCAATGTCCCGGCGATGCGCAACCCGTTCAAGCTCGAGGCCGTGCTGAACCGGGCCTACGTGGAGACCGTCGATGTCCAGCCCCAGATCCCGACCGTCGGTGTGCCGGCCCTGTTTCGCCAGGTGCGCCCCATCCACGGGGTCGTGGAGGTCGATGTCTTCATCCCCGGCTGCCCGCCCCACGCGGACGCGATCTTCTATGTGCTGAACGAGTTGATCGAGGGACGCACGCCGGACCCGAGCAAGGTGACCCGCTTCGGGGCCTGACCGAGGAGCGGCGGCGTGGCCGTAGACGGCCGCGGCGCCCAACCACCAATACCATCGGGGATGGCCCAATGACCGACCAGACTGCCCGAGACGATACCGGCCTCATCGTCACGCTGCTGGAGCGTTTGCGCAAACAGCGTCTTCCCCGTGTCCTGGACCTCAAGGCGAAGGTGGATGCGGGCGGCACCCTGGACAGCTTCGACTTCGACTTCCTCCACGAGGTCTTCGCCGACGCCAACAGACTGCGGCCCTTATGGGAGCGCCACCCGGAGTTCAATGACATCGCCGGCCAATTGATCCGTATCTACCGCGAGATTACCGAGCGGGCCCTCGCCAATGAGACCGGCGCCAATGAAACCGGCGCCACACCGACCTGACCCGCTTGAATACGCTCCGCGCCGACCCGCCGGACCGTTCCACTGACCTATCAAAGGGGACTGCACCCATGAGCCGCACCGTCACCATCGAACCGGTTACCCGCATCGAGGGGCACGCCCGTATCACCCTGCAACTCGGCGACCAGGGCGAGGTGCAGGACGCCCGCTTCCACCTCACCCAGTTCCGCGGTTTCGAGAAGTTCTGCGAAGGCCGCCCCTACCGCGAGATGCCGGCGCTGACCGCCCGCACCTGCGGCATCTGCCCGGTGAGCCATGTCCTGGCCTCCAACAAGGCGTGCGACTACCTGCTCTCGGTCACGATCCCCCCGACCGCCGAGAAGCTGCGCCGCATCATCAACCTGGCCCAGATCACCCAGTCGCACGCCCTGTCCTTCTTCCACCTGTCCTCCCCCGACCTGCTCCTGGGGTGGGACTCGGACCCGGTCAGTCGCAACATCTTCGGCGTCATGCGCCAGGACCCGGCGCTCGCAAAGGACGGGATCAGGCTGCGCCAGATCGGTCAGACCATCATCGAGACCCTGGGCGGCAAGAAGATCCACCCGACCTGGGTGGTCCCGGGCGGCGTCAGCGAGGCACTGACCCCGGAGAAGCGCGAGGCCATGCTCAAGATGCTGCCCGAGGGCCTTGAGATCGCCAAGCGGACCTATGCCTTCTTCAAGACCCTGGTACCCAAGTTCAAGGACGAAGCGAGCAACTTCGGTACCCAGGACACCATGTTCCTGAGCCTGGTCAGCCCGGAGGGCAACCTGGAACACTACGACGGCTTCCTGCGCATCAAGGACGCCCGCGGCCATATCGTCGAGGACATGGTTCCGACCTGGGAGTACGAGCGCCTGGTCGGCGAGGCAGTGGAGGACTTCAGCTACATGAAGTTCCCCTATTACAAGCCCATCGGCTATCCGCAGGGGATCTATCGGGTCGGCCCCCTGGCCCGGCTCAACAACGCCGATTCCTGCGGT
The DNA window shown above is from Candidatus Thiodictyon syntrophicum and carries:
- the hoxU gene encoding bidirectional hydrogenase complex protein HoxU, giving the protein MPPPANPASVRVVTLNIDGKDYSARADETIIEVCRENKIPIPSLCYLDGLSIWAGCRLCLVEMAGQSRLFAACSTQVAEGMTVSTNTERLQRYRRTIVELLFAERSHVCSVCVSNGHCELQFMAQKCGVDHVRVPYRQARNQVDSSHEAFRLDHNRCILCTRCVRVCDEIEGAHTWDVMGRGSDCHVITDLARPWGESDTCTGCGKCVQVCPTGALVKQGTSAGEMVKDKHFLPILARRRHAQ
- the hoxE gene encoding bidirectional hydrogenase complex protein HoxE; this translates as MTLLQTRPALPSDDKRWKLVNATMRRTGYADHSLIEALHSVQESFGFLDETAMRFVAGSLDLPLSKVYGVATFYHLFQLKPKGRHACVVCTGTACYIKGAGALLGAIEERFGVKPGETTEDDLLSVLTARCVGACGLASAAVVDGQLLGKLTPEKLMERIELETAK
- the nuoF gene encoding NADH-quinone oxidoreductase subunit NuoF, whose amino-acid sequence is MNIDDIDELAQKHRDKFAGIDTEVRVCLATSCQSSGAPPVFEALTEAHKAHGSGTCRVKGVGCMGLCSAGPMVAVARTDEPPELEVLYREVKPDDAADIIASVGGTPVERIRFPTDAPFFTRQQRIVRENTGIIDPESFTGYVAVGGYRSMVQALTEMTPGAVVAEVTTSGLRGRGGGGYPTGLKWSTIAKMPAGQKYVICNADEGDPGAFMDRAILESDPHRVLEGMAIAAYAIGANKGYVYLRAEYPLAVERVETAIRKAKRAGFLGNHICETQFNFDVEIRLGAGAFVCGEETALMASIMGNRGQPRPRPPYPAESGLWGCPTLINNVETFANITPIIRNGGEWYAGIGTERSKGTKVFALAGAISNIGLIEVPMGITLREIIEEIGGGIPNGKAFKAVQTGGPSGGCIPAEHLDIPVDYDSLKTLGTIMGSGGMIVMDETSDMVDVARYFMEFCMTESCGKCVPCRTGTQQMHGLLDTIAKGQGTHKDLALLEELCEVVQATSLCGLGQTAPNPVLSTLRFFRDEYEQKLTAE
- a CDS encoding NADP oxidoreductase, coding for MSDPKITVATAWLDGCSGCHMSFLDMDERLVDLAQKLDIVYSPLVDTKVLPEQVDVGILEGSISSEGDLHHAKEFRKHCKLLISLGDCAITGNVPAMRNPFKLEAVLNRAYVETVDVQPQIPTVGVPALFRQVRPIHGVVEVDVFIPGCPPHADAIFYVLNELIEGRTPDPSKVTRFGA
- a CDS encoding thioredoxin domain-containing protein produces the protein MTSPHPSVPANRLAATASPYLQQHAHNPVDWWPWCAEALDLARTQDRPILLSIGYSACHWCHVMAHESFEDPATADLMNRLFVNIKVDREERPDLDRVYQTAHQLMARRSGGWPLTVFLNPHDQRPFFAGTYFPREPRHGLPAFTQLLQGVEHAYRDRREAINAQGDELMTALAGLAPTPSGRVPAARVLDAALNELTDSFDTEQGGFGGAPKFPHATNLEFLLRRWAVGAAAGQPDDSALQMATFTLERMIRGGLNDQLGGGFCRYAVDDLWMIPHFEKMLYDNGPLLALCCDAWQITADPLFRDAARATADWIMRELQSPDGGYWSSLDADSEGHEGRFYCWDRERVRALLTPTEYAPFAAVYGLDRPANFEGQWHLHQYQTPAQVAQTQGLPLAQVESLLGAARATLLAERELRVRPGLDDKVLTAWNALAIKGMARAARVLGRADYLESAQAALDFIRRTLWRDGRLLATCKDGRAQLQAYLDDYANLLDALLELLQTRWSAADLAFAIELAEVLLTQFHDPDAGGFWFTGRDHEPLIARPKPLGDESMPSGNGVAAWALQRLGHLLGEPRYLDAAEGTLKLAAEFIRRLPYAHGTLLFALDEHLNPPETLIIRADTDLLDDWQAAAQQGYQPRRLVLAIPNSATDLPGALAGMKPGAGPRAYRCRGTHCEAPVEHLAQL
- a CDS encoding Ni/Fe hydrogenase subunit alpha; the encoded protein is MSRTVTIEPVTRIEGHARITLQLGDQGEVQDARFHLTQFRGFEKFCEGRPYREMPALTARTCGICPVSHVLASNKACDYLLSVTIPPTAEKLRRIINLAQITQSHALSFFHLSSPDLLLGWDSDPVSRNIFGVMRQDPALAKDGIRLRQIGQTIIETLGGKKIHPTWVVPGGVSEALTPEKREAMLKMLPEGLEIAKRTYAFFKTLVPKFKDEASNFGTQDTMFLSLVSPEGNLEHYDGFLRIKDARGHIVEDMVPTWEYERLVGEAVEDFSYMKFPYYKPIGYPQGIYRVGPLARLNNADSCGTPYADVALAEFHMLQESGPIASSFHYHYARLVEIIYAIEMMERLLKDPDILDHRVRARARSNRDEGIGVSEAPRGTLMHHYKIDDDGLITWVNLIIATGHNNLAMNAAIRQVADAYVDGNNLQEGMLNRVEAVIRCYDPCLSCASHAFGEMPLVIELKDAKGQVVDRLSRG
- a CDS encoding DUF29 domain-containing protein, which translates into the protein MLHLQHDRDFYAWANDSAAHLRAGRWAEVDVDQVAEELEDMGKQQKHALAGHLKILMLHLLKWRYQPALRGVSWRLSIDNARDEIAELLEDSPSLATKLPEIAARRYPAARSRASLETGLALETFPVECPFTREQLVDQDFLPDESASGQA